In the Cryptococcus neoformans var. neoformans JEC21 chromosome 1, complete sequence genome, one interval contains:
- a CDS encoding 8-amino-7-oxononanoatesynthase, putative, with the protein MTQLDDRLDDFLRGRKQKGRFRSLKEYDTSPHSGLTDFSSNDYLSLTSSESLRSAYLERLANSPQILGSTGSRLLSGCSPAHSALENRLSTLFNSPSALLFNSGWDANVSFFATVPQASDWVICDELVHASVHSGLRSSRVPPEKRLIFPHNSPEGLEKVLQQIARNPSSGHDSTVFLALESLYSMDGDMAPLPLLLDIFEQYVPRTRQCVVVDEAHSTGVYGEHGKGLVYALGEEGGWAPGDGNKRGKSRVDVRLMTFGKAVGCSGAVLLCSPTVRTFLINFARPFIFSTAMPHSTVIALQCVWDLLLGLEGNKRRESLMAIAAYIHSLLNDLLRNTPAEILRLPPNSGAQFTFHIPPHDTESVSSSPLSPILGLLTPTPHALSAFLLEKGFIVRPVVPPTVPPGAERVRICLRASMDKKVIDQLMAALREWVESKMNVGVMRAKL; encoded by the exons ATGACTCAGCTCGACGATCGCTTGGACGATTTCCtgcgaggaagaaagcaGAAAGGCCGATTCAGGAGTCTCAAAGAATACGATACATCACCACATTCTGGTCTCACAGATTTT TCGTCAAATGACTATCTCTCATTAACTTCCTCTGAATCATTGCGTTCCGCGTATCTTGAGCGCCTTGCCAACAGTCCCCAAATACTCGGGTCGACAGGCTCTCGACTGCTCAGTGGCTGTAGTCCTGCCCATTCTGCCCTGGAAAATCGTCTCTCAACTCTCTTCAATTCCCCATCTGCGCTCCTTTTCAATTCAGGGTGGGATGCCAATGTGTCCTTTTTTGCCACGGTTCCCCAAGCGTCGGATTGGGTCATTTGTGATGAGCTAGTCCACGCGTCTGTTCATTCGGGCCTAAGGTCATCAAGGGTACCTCCAGAGAAGAGGCTGATCTTTCCTCATAACAGTCCAGAAGGGTTGGAGAAAGTGCTACAACAAATTGCTCGAAATCCCAGCTCTGGGCACGATTCCACCGTATTTCTGGCGCTGGAAAGTCTGTATTCGATGGACGGGGACATGgctccccttccccttctgcTAGACATTTTTGAGCAATATGTGCCGAGGACTAGACAGTGTGTTGTAGTAGACGAGGCGCATTCAACTGGCGTTTATGGCGAGCATGGTAAAGGTCTAGTCTATGCCTtaggtgaggaaggaggatgggcaCCAGGAGATGGCAATAAAAGGGGGAAGTCGAGGGTGGATGTGAGATTGATGACGTTCGGCAAGGCGGTTGGATGCTCTGGAG CGGTTTTATTATGCTCGCCTACCGTGCGGACCTTCCTTATCAACTTTGCTCGGCCCTTTATTTTCTCCACCGCTATGCCTCATTCAACGGTAATCGCACTCCAATGTGTCTGGGACCTGTTGCTCGGCTTAGAAGGAAATAAG CGTCGTGAGAGCCTTATGGCTATTGCTGCTTACATTCATTCCCTTTTGAATGATCTTTTACGAAATACTCCTGCCGAGATTTTGCGCCTTCCCCCAAACTCTGGTGCCCAGTTCACTTTTCATATTCCCCCTCATGATACTGAGAGCGTATCATCTAGCCCGTTATCCCCTATCCTGGGGTTACTGACTCCGACGCCGCATGCTCTATCTGCATTTCTTCTAGAGAAAGGTTTCATCGTGAGACCAGTTGTACCACCCACTGTACCCCCAGGGGCCGAGCGCGTTCGTATATGTCTTCGCGCAAGCATGGACAAGAAGGTCATCGATCAACTGATGGCTGCTTTAAGAGAATGGGTGGAGAGCAAAATGAATGTTGGCGTCATGAGAGCAAAACTATGA